From a region of the Chitinophaga caseinilytica genome:
- a CDS encoding rhomboid family intramembrane serine protease — MIGFPPRYSTYASLSHRSTEERLVLFWLAAESLEWEVGTATPDSLTAFTHFSLKSWNEQVSIDFSQEEIELFSVSTGVQVLDFGRNRQNVIRLLRALHSIDAAIAPEELEAAILERRHLIRPEGETVHLTRSRRVVNGFTQVFKPVKGYFVTPILIVLNALIFLITTNKWLFPQSSGWTPAGEALNAVGANYKPLTLFGEPWRLVSAGFLHANGFHLFFNMYAVMMCGIYLEPLLGRARFALVYLLTGIGGALAGLWWYDITPSLGASASVFGLFGFILALLLHKFIEPRERKALLVSIGIYLVMNLASIFFSTNYDHAAHFGGLFCGLLMGLLWLPGLRPTASANRKTGFTVLGLAVCGAIFSAAYFLAPRDVNVYLEKRTKMDENYLMASGAYTARTNEERMKWLKNYAIYYMDENLRIMDEVDKLHLAQDSRRQNRILRKIYTTQKQLFVWNYKTLSEGKNPYDTEILRALKQLDSLQQQLDY; from the coding sequence ATGATCGGATTCCCACCCCGATATAGCACCTACGCTTCTCTCTCCCACCGCAGCACGGAGGAACGGCTCGTCCTTTTCTGGCTCGCCGCCGAAAGCCTCGAATGGGAAGTAGGCACCGCTACCCCCGATAGCCTCACCGCTTTCACCCACTTCAGCCTTAAATCGTGGAACGAACAGGTCAGCATCGACTTCTCCCAGGAAGAGATCGAACTGTTCAGCGTATCTACCGGCGTGCAGGTCCTCGATTTCGGGCGCAACCGCCAGAACGTGATCCGCCTGCTGAGGGCGCTCCATTCCATCGACGCCGCCATTGCACCGGAAGAACTGGAAGCAGCGATCCTCGAGCGCCGGCACCTCATCCGTCCGGAAGGGGAAACGGTCCACCTCACGCGGAGCCGAAGGGTCGTGAACGGTTTCACGCAGGTGTTCAAGCCGGTGAAAGGCTATTTCGTGACACCGATCCTCATCGTCCTCAACGCCCTCATCTTCCTCATTACCACCAACAAATGGCTGTTCCCGCAAAGCAGCGGCTGGACGCCCGCCGGCGAAGCACTCAACGCCGTGGGCGCCAACTACAAGCCGCTCACGCTCTTCGGTGAGCCATGGAGGCTGGTTTCGGCCGGGTTCCTCCATGCCAACGGCTTCCATCTGTTCTTTAATATGTACGCGGTGATGATGTGCGGCATTTACCTGGAGCCCCTCCTCGGAAGGGCCCGGTTCGCCCTCGTTTATCTCCTCACCGGCATCGGCGGCGCCCTCGCCGGGCTTTGGTGGTACGATATCACGCCTTCCCTCGGCGCATCCGCTTCCGTTTTCGGGCTGTTCGGGTTCATCCTCGCCCTGCTGCTGCATAAATTCATCGAGCCGCGCGAGCGGAAAGCCCTGCTCGTCAGCATCGGGATTTATCTCGTCATGAACCTCGCTTCCATCTTCTTTTCCACCAATTACGACCATGCCGCGCATTTCGGCGGACTGTTCTGCGGATTGCTCATGGGACTTTTATGGCTTCCCGGCCTGCGCCCCACCGCTTCCGCGAACCGGAAAACGGGCTTCACCGTGCTGGGACTGGCCGTTTGCGGGGCCATCTTCTCCGCCGCGTATTTCCTTGCCCCGCGCGATGTGAATGTTTACCTGGAAAAAAGGACCAAAATGGACGAGAATTACCTCATGGCTTCCGGCGCCTATACCGCCCGCACCAACGAGGAAAGGATGAAATGGCTGAAGAATTACGCCATTTATTATATGGACGAAAACCTGCGCATTATGGACGAGGTCGACAAACTCCACCTGGCACAGGATTCCCGCAGGCAGAACCGCATCCTGCGCAAGATTTACACCACGCAGAAACAATTGTTCGTCTGGAATTATAAAACGCTGTCTGAAGGAAAAAACCCCTACGACACGGAGATCCTCCGCGCGCTCAAGCAACTCGACAGCCTCCAGCAGCAGCTGGATTACTAG
- a CDS encoding nucleoid-associated protein produces MIHVSDIKDLELLTIHKVGNGNNDEPLVLSQQPLELQDETIGTLLLSYFIQPFANMAEYFRFTHEADIQLNEVYKYCSLIFENKDNFQEQSVNIAKHLYKHSTHPKIKGGELYITHFSKCQVDGEEVEAIGIFKSETRDTYLKVFLNDENYQLNYDDGININKLDKGCLVFNIESEEGFKVSIVDSNSKQEAVYWKDAFLQVERRADSYHQTETMVDLCQQFIQKKLPEEFEMNRIDQIELLKKSATYFKEKEEFKMEEFAEEVLGHPDAVDAFREYRDHYRDEYKLDVPDEFEISNPAFKKGQKFFKSILKLDRNFHVYVHGNREMIERGYDEERSMNYYKLYFEEEK; encoded by the coding sequence ATGATTCACGTATCGGATATCAAAGACCTGGAACTGCTCACGATCCATAAGGTGGGCAACGGCAATAACGACGAGCCCCTCGTGCTTTCGCAGCAACCGCTCGAACTGCAGGACGAAACCATCGGCACCCTGCTCCTCAGCTACTTCATCCAGCCATTCGCCAACATGGCCGAATATTTCCGCTTCACCCACGAAGCCGATATCCAGCTCAATGAAGTGTACAAATACTGCAGCCTCATCTTCGAAAATAAAGACAACTTCCAGGAACAGTCCGTCAACATCGCCAAACACCTCTACAAACATTCCACCCACCCCAAAATCAAGGGCGGGGAACTGTACATCACCCATTTCTCGAAATGCCAGGTAGACGGCGAAGAGGTGGAAGCGATCGGGATTTTCAAGTCGGAAACCCGCGATACCTACCTGAAAGTGTTCCTCAACGACGAAAACTACCAACTGAATTACGACGACGGTATCAACATCAACAAACTCGATAAAGGCTGCCTCGTTTTCAATATCGAGTCGGAAGAAGGGTTCAAGGTCAGCATCGTAGACAGCAACAGCAAACAGGAGGCCGTGTACTGGAAAGACGCGTTCCTGCAGGTGGAGCGCCGCGCAGACAGCTACCATCAAACCGAAACGATGGTTGACCTTTGCCAGCAGTTCATCCAGAAAAAACTGCCGGAAGAGTTCGAAATGAACCGGATCGACCAGATCGAGCTACTGAAAAAATCCGCCACCTATTTCAAAGAGAAGGAAGAATTCAAAATGGAGGAATTTGCGGAGGAAGTGCTTGGCCACCCCGATGCCGTAGACGCCTTCCGCGAGTACCGCGATCATTACCGCGACGAATACAAGCTCGACGTGCCCGACGAATTCGAGATCAGCAACCCGGCTTTCAAAAAAGGCCAGAAATTCTTCAAAAGCATCCTCAAGCTCGACCGCAACTTTCACGTGTATGTGCACGGCAACCGCGAAATGATCGAGCGGGGCTACGACGAAGAGCGGAGCATGAATTACTACAAATTGTATTTCGAGGAAGAGAAGTAA